A genome region from Eurosta solidaginis isolate ZX-2024a chromosome 2, ASM4086904v1, whole genome shotgun sequence includes the following:
- the Muc26B gene encoding mucin-2, producing the protein MREIIVLLGVLSAVTTLADAASFSPNARAVDNALYRRFLCSKKPDGFKAIVPGSCSRYFQCHNGESVEIACPAYYDATKNACVDRNPGCIEDRQIVAAVGPVSPYAPCAGKERGYVVGQNQAYWYECFNGAVVASGVCPQGQEYNLALLRCDVKSVCGGVNEPPCAEITTPCAPIVTTTTCAPVVTTPCTTGTTTTCARSTETITAPTTVQGTTNTGSGTTSTTSTTTASTITTGIVTGTTTTTTATTTFKGSTGFFTEGTSPATAPTTTTTTTSTTPTTTTCTTRPTTPCTTRTTTTCTTSTTTMQGTTSTYIPITISTGSAPFITTPTPFTTTKKTTETAISPLTGTTPLTTTTTCLTTTPCITTTTTCVPPNTTPCTQPTPTTPVCITVIVQCTTQPPPICVSPNYLQPQAPNNYARPAVGSPSIIGVLPPQTHESNVDLYIRYACRDKINGFMLASLRSCNEYYICRNGDAVKVSCGDKYFNSLKGQCDLPQNTGCIQPYQNF; encoded by the exons ATGAGAGAAATTATTG TACTTCTTGGCGTTCTAAGCGCCGTGACGACTTTAGCCGATGCCGCCAGCTTTAGTCCCAATGCACGCGCAGTAGACAATGCCTTGTACAGACGTTTTTTGTGCTCCAAAAAGCCTGATGGTTTCAAAGCCATTGTACCAGGCAGTTGTTCAAGATATTTTCAGTGTCATAATGGTGAAAGTGTAGAAATTGCATGTCCCGCATATTATGATGCCACGAAAAATGCTTGCGTCGATCGAAATCCTGGTTGCATTGAAGATCGTCAAATAGTTGCAGCTGTCGGGCCAGTGTCACCATATGCGCCATGCGCTGGTAAAGAACGTGGTTATGTAGTGGGTCAGAATCAAGCGTATTGGTATGAGTGTTTCAATGGTGCGGTAGTAGCATCGGGTGTATGCCCGCAAGGACAAGAATATAATTTGGCGCTATTGAGATGTGATGTGAAATCGGTATGTGGTGGTGTTAACGAACCGCCATGTGCTGAGATAACGACACCATGTGCACCTATTGTGACAACTACAACATGTGCACCAGTGGTGACAACACCATGTACAACAGGAACCACAACAACATGCGCACGATCGACTGAAACTATAACAGCACCAACAACGGTCCAAGGAACAACAAACACAGGTAGTGGTACAACAAGTACAACATCTACAACAACAGCATCAACAATAACAACCGGAATAGTAACAGGAACAACAACGACAACGACAGCAACAACAACGTTTAAGGGTTCAACAGGATTTTTCACTGAAGGCACGAGCCCAGCAAcagcgccaacaacaacaacaacaacaacatcaacaacaccaactacaacaacatgTACAACTCGACCAACAACACCATGCACAACAAGAACTACAACAACATGTACAACATCCACAACAACGATGCAGGGAACAACAAGCACATATATTCCAATAACAATTAGCACTGGATCAGCACCATTCATAACGACACCCACTCCttttacaacaacaaagaaaaCAACAGAGACTGCCATATCACCACTCACTGGCACAACacctttaacaacaacaacaacgtgcttAACAACAACTCCttgcataacaacaacaacaacatgcgtaCCACCAAATACAACACCATGTACACAGCCAACACCAACAACTCCAGTTTGCATAACAGTAATAGTTCAGTGTACTACACAACCACCACCGATATGCGTCTCACCAAATTATCTACAACCACAGGCACCAAATAATTATGCCCGTCCAGCTGTTGGTTCACCCAGTATCATAGGTGTTTTACCACCACAAACTCACGAATCAAATGTCGATCTATATATACGTTATGCTTGTCGTGACAAAATTAACGGTTTTATGCTTGCCTCTCTAAGGAGTTGCAACGAATACTACATTTGCCGTAATGGGGATGCTGTGAAGGTGAGTTGCGGTGACAAATATTTCAATTCGTTGAAGGGTCAATGTGATTTACCACAGAATACTGGTTGTATACAACCATATCAGAACTTCTga